In Papaver somniferum cultivar HN1 chromosome 1, ASM357369v1, whole genome shotgun sequence, a genomic segment contains:
- the LOC113297397 gene encoding F-box protein At5g65850-like, translated as MGNFNKLPVNLISNILTRLPTESVLDCKLVSKSWNNVISRQQFSQSHLNHCLNNLRSAGASGGKSTFLFLNENPLDAYRQFHYFEYAENSSSEEQPFHKITRMKLNPAPFKYYSVVGSCNGLVCLNGCHDNEGKNYEPVYICNPITRECVFLPEFERTHDRGERLLTGFGYDSETNEYKVVRLYKLLKEPNFLHAEVYTLGSGKGWRKIIQKFEADLDSFISIHGMLMSELEFLCWQLKTGKLLAFVLSSEVIAEIPTNSSTTWGYKLGVFGSCLSGTYYDEDSDTYEIVVLKRLRENGVVFKWIEEFSLSDTDAHEWLGLTCRRALLCYSETKVLIQDLNSVSSELLVDFGKDKEIFQAVPHMNTLVSLKALGEENTNTMETADIPREVLEEYKSQFEKQQMVMGLLEMCVQQ; from the coding sequence ATGGGGAACTTCAATAAGCTTCCAGTGAATTTAATCTCCAACATCTTAACACGTTTACCAACAGAATCAGTACTAGACTGCAAGTTAGTCTCCAAATCATGGAATAATGTGATCAGTCGTCAACAATTTTCTCAGTCTCACTTGAATCACTGCCTTAACAATCTTCGTTCTGCTGGGGCTTCTGGTGGTAAGTCTACTTTCCTTTTTCTGAATGAAAACCCACTTGATGCATACAGACAGTTTCATTACTTTGAATATGCTGAGAATTCTTCTTCAGAGGAACAACCCTTTCATAAAATTACAAGAATGAAACTAAACCCTGCTCCATTTAAGTATTACAGTGTTGTTGGTTCCTGTAATGGCTTAGTTTGTCTTAATGGGTGCCATGATAATGAGGGGAAGAATTATGAACCTGTTTATATCTGTAATCCCATCACAAGAGAATGTGTGTTTCTACCAGAATTTGAGAGAACACATGATCGTGGTGAACGATTGTTGACTGGATTCGGTTATGATTCTGAGACTAATGAGTACAAGGTGGTTAGATTGTATAAATTGTTGAAAGAACCCAATTTCTTACATGCCGAGGTATACACGCTTGGAAGTGGTAAGGGATGGAGAAAAATAATACAGAAATTTGAAGCAGACCTGGATTCGTTTATTTCTATACATGGCATGCTTATGAGTGAACTTGAATTTCTTTGTTGGCAGCTTAAAACTGGCAAACTTTTGGCTTTTGTATTGTCTTCTGAAGTAATTGCTGAAATACCTACAAATTCTTCCACTACTTGGGGTTATAAACTCGGGGTTTTTGGCAGTTGTTTGTCGGGTACTTActatgatgaagattctgataCTTATGAGATAGTGGTGCTGAAGAGGTTGAGGGAAAATGGGGTAGTCTTCAAATGGATTGAAGAGTTTAGTCTAAGCGACACAGATGCTCATGAATGGCTTGGTCTCACGTGTAGGCGTGCACTTCTATGTTACTCAGAGACAAAGGTCCTAATTCAAGACCTAAATTCTGTATCTTCGGAACTGCTTGTGGATTTTGGCAAGGATAAAGAAATATTTCAAGCAGTCCCGCATATGAACACCTTGGTTTCACTAAAAGCATTAGGAGAAGAAAATACAAACACAATGGAAACAGCTGACATACCCAGAGAGGTACTTGAAGAATACAAGTCCCAATTCGAAAAACAGCAAATGGTAATGGGACTGCTTGAAATGTGTGTGCAGCAGTAG
- the LOC113297474 gene encoding uncharacterized protein LOC113297474 translates to MGNFNKLSVKLISNILTRLPTETVLDCKLVSKSWNNVISRQQFSQSHLDHCLNNLDSAGASDGKFTFLFVNDNLLDAYRQFHYLEYAENSSSEEQPFHRLTRMKLNPVPFKYYSVNNSCNGLVCLNGCYDNEGKNYEPVYICNPITREFVYLRAFKRSGRGKRLLTGFGYVSKTNEYKVVRLFKLLKEPDSVHVEVYTLGSGKGWRNLGKKFDIGLDSFVSVRGGGMVGSGFPCIFWQLKNGKVVGFDLFCEIMYEIPTNFHTTWAYKLGVLGGSLSGTYYDEETNTYEILLLKQAKKNGSFKWTEEFRLSGTDAHEWLGLTCRDILLCRSKTKVLIHDLNSLSSKLLVDFGRDKSIFQAIPHMNTLVSLKALGEENTKTMETADVPRKVGEEYKSQFEKQMEGFNQMRVQ, encoded by the coding sequence ATGGGGAACTTTAATAAGCTTTCAGTGAAATTAATCTCCAACATCTTAACACGTTTACCAACTGAGACAGTTCTAGACTGCAAGTTGGTCTCCAAATCATGGAATAATGTCATCAGTCGTCAACAATTTTCTCAGTCTCACTTGGATCACTGCCTTAACAATCTTGATTCTGCTGGTGCTTCTGATGGTAAGTTCACTTTCCTTTTTGTGAATGATAATCTACTTGATGCATACAGACAGTTTCATTACTTAGAATATGCTGAGAATTCTTCTTCAGAGGAACAACCCTTTCATAGACTTACAAGAATGAAACTAAACCCTGTTCCATTTAAGTATTACAGTGTTAATAATTCCTGTAATGGTTTAGTTTGTCTGAATGGATGCTATGATAATGAGGGGAAGAATTATGAACCAGTTTATATCTGTAATCCCATCACAAGAGAATTTGTGTATCTGCGAGCATTTAAGAGATCTGGTCGTGGTAAACGATTGTTGACTGGATTCGGTTATGTTTCTAAGAcaaatgagtacaaggttgttagatTGTTTAAATTGTTGAAAGAACCCGATTCTGTACATGTTGAGGTGTACACACTTGGAAGTGGCAAGGGATGGAGGAACTTAGGGAAGAAATTCGACATAGGCCTGGATTCGTTTGTTTCTGTACGTGGTGGTGGGATGGTTGGCAGTGGATTTCCATGCATCTTTTGGCAGCTGAAAAATGGCAAAGTTgtgggttttgatttgttttgtgAAATAATGTATGAAATACCTACAAATTTTCACACTACTTGGGCTTATAAACTTGGGGTTTTAGGGGGTTCTTTGTCGGGTACCTACTATGATGAAGAAACCAATACTTATGAGATATTGCTACTGAAGCAGGCGAAGAAAAATGGGTCATTCAAATGGACTGAAGAGTTTCGTCTAAGCGGCACCGATGCTCATGAGTGGCTTGGCCTGACGTGTAGGGATATACTTCTATGTCGCTCAAAGACAAAGGTCCTGATTCATGACCtgaattctttatcttcaaaactgCTTGTGGATTTTGGCAGGGATAAAAGTATATTTCAAGCAATCCCACATATGAACACCTTGGTTTCACTAAAAGCATTAGGAGAAGAAAATACAAAGACAATGGAAACAGCTGACGTGCCAAGAAAGGTAGGTGAAGAATACAAGTCCCAGTTTGAAAAGCAAATGGAAGGATTCAATCAAATGCGTGTGCAGTAG